From the Nostoc sp. PCC 7107 genome, the window TGTCTTTGAGTTTCCAATTATCTAACATTTTTAGTTTTTTAGGTTTAATAATGATGAAGTGTAAGCTTAATAATATGAATAAATTTTCTAGTCTAAAATATTTTTTAGGACTTACGCAAAAAACCTCTCAAACTCTCATTCCTCTGTGTCCTCTGCGTCTCTGTGGTTCGTTATTCCGTAACTTGTGCGTAAGTCCTATTTTTATTAGACTCCTATTAAAACTATCAAAGCTCACAAATACTAAAATTCCCAAATTCAAATCCAAAGTAACAATTAATATATTTAAATTTTGCTAAAGTTTATTAATTTACTTAAATAAAGGTAAATTTTTCTCAATTTAATTCGATGGCAGTCAGATCTTATACAGTGTAGGTTAAGCTAATTTTTTTAACGTTGTAATCTGTAGATGCGCTGCCAAAGTAAACTAGCACCAGCCCTATCTCCCTGCTGTTCTTTGAGTAATGCTAAATGAGTTAATGCTGCTTCGTGATTAGGTTGTAGATAAATTGCTTTCTGAAAAGATTGTACAGCCCGCTCATTTTGTCTCATTGCTTGCTGCACTTCACCAAGCAGAACATAAGCCTCAGTATTCATTTGATTTTGATTGAGGTAGTCATTGCATAGTTTTACTGCATCCTCTAAGCGACCTTGATTAGCCGCAGTTTTAGCTACGTCTAATAAGTTGCTGTTGAAGTTGTTTGCTAATATTGGTTTCTGGGAAGAAATTTCTTCCTTGTTCTTGATCGGAAATTCAGTAGTGTTTTGGGTTGCTAACTGAGGACGAATTGTTGATTGATAATTAGTATAATTTTCCTGAATAAAATTTTGAGGGTTAATTAACTTTTGATAGGCGATCGCTGAAAAATGCCGCACAGGTACCAACTGAGTTTTCATCAGCAATGCCGCTTCCGCAGCGGCAACAAATAATAATCCGCCTGCAACTATTAATTTTTCTAAAATGTCAATAGTTTGTGCTTTAGTCTGGTGATCAAAGTAAATTAATAAGTTACGACAAAAAACTATATCATAAACCTGTGTATTACCTAAAAAATGAGTATCTGCTAAATTGCCCTTGATAAAATTGACAGAACTTTTAACTGAGTTTTGTAGATAAGATTCTGAATTAATTGATTGAAAATAGCGCTCATAAAACTCAAAATTACTACTACGAAATGAGTGTTTATCGTAAATTGCTTTTTTGGCTTTTAACAAGCACTGTTGACTAATATCAACAGCATCTATATGAAATTGAGCAGATGTTAATCCAGCTTCTAGAAGAGCGATCGCAATTGAGTATGGTTCTTCACCTGTGGCGCAAGGTACACTCAAAACCCGCAAAACTTTTTGGGAGTTTTGCGGCAGCCATTCTGATAATACATAACTTTTGAGCAACGCAAATGATTCCGGCTCCCGAAAAAACCAAGTTTCTGGTACAGTTACGCTATCAATTAGTGCTTGCCATTCTTGCGGAGAATCTTGCAAATATCTTAAATAGCTGGACATCTGCGATATGTTACAGTCTGCCATTCTTTGATTAACAGCACTAGCGATCGCAGCAGAACCAATTGAGTTAACATCCAAACCAATTTTGCTTCTCAGTAAAGCTTCGATGACAGATTGTGCCATTATTACTGTCTTTCAACTAATCTAAATAACTGTGTTTAAAAGATTTTCTGACAAGAAATTAATTTGCTCTGTTTCAGATAACAAGTTTTCAATTTGAATGCAATGAATTATCCCTTGTTTATCTAAGAGGATCTTGCCTAAGTATGGCGCTGCATCTATGTGAATGTGAGAATCAACCAACTCACTTTCAGATTTGTGCAATGTTTCTACAACTTGTTCTGCCATCAAACCTAAAACATTTTGAGTATGATTACCTCTACAATAGTTAACTAAGATAATTCGCGTACTCAAGTTATTGCTACAAGGTTTACTCCGTATCAATTGGCATAAATCGAGGACTGGTACAATGCGACCACGGTAGTTAAATACACCAGCTATATGTTCTGGTGTATGTGGCAAAGTTTTGAGCAAAACCATTGGTAGAACTTCGATTACCTCTTGAGAAGTGATCGCATATCTCTCATTACCAATTTTGAAAAGTAACATGAGCATAGATATATTTCTTTATGTTACTTACTCAAGTTACCCATTTTATGCACTAAACGAACTTAATTTTGACATTTACTCAAGCTTGATTTTCTATAATTTATCCATTTATCTACTCACTCTGCAAAGAAAATGGTTTCGTTGCGGGGTTGTTCACCGCCGATGCGTTCGATTTTATCAAAGCAGCAAGCGCAGAGAAAGTAAAAGCGGATGCTGTCGGTGTCTGGTTTAATTAGTTTGTGCAAGCGCGATCGCAATTTCGCATACTGAGTTTCGGTCAGCTGGCACTCAAACACACTATACTGCACCCACTGTCCATAAGATTTGAGTATTTTGTGAATTTTAGTGCGGCGTTTGTCCTCTGGAACATCGTAAGATACAACGACTTTCTTTTTTAACTTTTCTGTCATTTTTTTCTTGAGCGTTGTTGAATTTTTGTCTCACCCAGAGGCGCAGAGGAAGAGTAAGAGTTATTTCAAAACCAGTGGCGGATATTTCTCTGTTTCACCCATGAGATATTTCGCCAATAGTCGCCCTTGGAGTTCAAAGGCTTCTTGATAAGTGCATTTGCGCCACATAACGGGATGTTTAAATTCGGATTGTTTTTTCTGTTGATATAAGCGCAAGAATGTTTTACGTCCTTCGGGTGTGAGGGAAACTGCACCGCTTAAGGGTTCAGTGATAAAGTCTGCGGGTGTTAGCAGTTGCTTGTTTAAAGTAGATAAAACTACTGCATCTACCACAAGCGGACGAAATTCTTCCATTAAGTCTAATGCGAGAGAGGGTCTTCCATAGCGATCGCAATGCAGATATCCTAAATATGGATCAAACCCAACTATATTAATCGCCCCTTGCACATCATGGCGCAATAATGAATAACCAAAGCTGAGTAAGGAATTCACCGGATCTGTTGGCGGACGGCGCAGGCGGTGAGAGAATTGAAATTCTACGTTGCGAATTAGTTCGTTAAAACAACCAAAATAAGCTGCACTTCCCGCACCTTCTAAACCACGCAGTGAGTTGATATTGTGAGTTGTGTCAATTGGTGCGATCGCTTGTTCTAATTGTGTAATCTTTTTAGATAAATCTATATCTGAAGATTCGCGCTGACGACGGGTGAGAATCTGACGATAATTTTTCAATTTACCACGGACAAATCCTTGGACAACATGAATCGCCTGGGGTGATTCTCCGGCGGCTTGCCATTGGGCTTTGCGAACAAATATATTTTTAGTTACTTCTGGTTCTATGCGTCCTAAATAACGACCATTTTCTGTGAGGAATGTTAGGGGAATACTGCGTTGTAGCAGTTCAGAAATCACAGCAGGCGAAACGGTCGCGCGTCCTAAAATTACTACGCCATCTATTTTGATGAGTGGTACATCTAAAATTATCTTTTTCTCGAATTTGACGCTGAGACGTTCGTCAATTTTGCCAATGAAAGCATCTTCTTGGGAAATGTAAACTGTACCCATGATTGTTTCCTTATTAGAGGTGAAAGAAAGTTTTTTAACGCAGAGTTTCGCGGAGTTCTCGCAGAGTTACACAGAGTTATTGTTGCGTTCTTTTTTGTGCCTTTGCGTGAGGCTTAATAGTATTAGTATGAATTACAAATTAACTAGCTTCTTGATAGCGTTTTACTTTATCGGCTGATTGAGGGAGACATTGAGGAGATAAGCTGCATCCGTCACAGCGTTTGGTTTTGATTGCTTTGGGCATTGCGCCTGTAAACAATAGCATTTGTACGGCTTCAATTGTGGCGATCGCACTTTGGCGTAATTCATCGTTAATTTCTACTAGTTGACGTTGGTGTGAATGTGCGTAGTAAATATAGCCAGTGTTGATAGATTTCCCTGTCATTTCTTCTAAGCACAAAGCTTGAGCGCAGACTTGCAATTCATCATTATCCCATTCACCTTTGCGTCCGCGTTTGTATTCTACAGGGTAGCATTCACTGTTTTCTAATTCTATTAAATCGGCTTTACCAATAAGTTTATACTTGTCTGATTTCAACCAAATTGCCCGGATTTGCCAAGTTTCTTCTCGCTGTCCTTCACCTATAGTATGGACGCGATCGTGTAAAGTTGTACCTTCAATTGTGTATTGATTATCAACAAATTCTCCTGCACAAAACATCCGCCAGCAGCGATGCGAACAGTAGGCATATTGGTTTAATGCCGCAATTGGAATATATTCAATATCGTTCATAATTTATTTCACACTTCAGACTTTATACTTCATACTTTAAATTCGATGCACCATGCCTAAACCCATTGTTGTTTTACGTCCGACTCCTGCATATACAGCAAAGTTAGCTAAGGTGTTCAGTTGTTTAATTTGCATGGGTTCAGCTTCACCTAATATGCGATAATTAATTTCGCCAATAATGCCAATAAATTTGCTACGAGAGTCAGCTAATATTTCTGTATGAATGTTAATAAAAGACGGAAATATTGACTCAAGAGAAATTCCAGATAATTCTATCCCGCTATATTTATTCCACCGCGAAAGTAGGGAATTAAAAACACATTCTCTGGTAGGGAGAGTTGTATCAAAATGTCCTTGACGGAAGGCGGTGGGTGTGGCGAAGCTCAAGTTAAGAGAGCGTTCAGTTTTACTAGCTTCCTCGTACAATTGACTATAGGTGCAAGCATTTGCCCAAGGTTGCGTTGATTGGGGTGTGCCTTGAATACTGGTAATATACAAGTCAGCCGGGCCAAGATGCCAAGGGTGGCGAGGATTAAGATTGAGCCATAGTTGCGTTAGTTGACTAAACAGGGTGTCATCTAACAAGGAAACACGCCACCAGCAAGGAGTTCCGGCGGGAATGGGTTGTTGATGTTCCCAGCGTAGTTTAGATCCCCCTCTACCACCCTTCAAAAGGGGGGAGTTAGTGTTGTGATTAATTTGCAAAGGGGAGAGGGTAAAGGCTTTATCTGCGGTGGAATCGTGGAGGCGATCGCCTAATTGTCGATCTACAGAACTGACAAGGGTTAAAAATAAAGCGTGTAAATGTCTCCCCGTGAGATACTGCGGCGGAATTAGCGACTGAGGAAGGAGGTTAAGGACTAGGCTGTGCGGCATACTTTTTTTTCTTTGTGGTAGACTGAGCAACTCTGGACTCTATAGTAAACTCTGGTATATCTACGAGTTCAGTTTCACTCAAACTATACTGTTCACAAACAAGACTTAGGCGATTTCCTGGGGTTTTGACAGCATTAACCGAATGGGTTAAATCACCTTGAAAATAAACTAAAGTATTGAATTGGGGCTTAATTTGTCCAAGTTGGCGTTTGTGCGATCGCAATACCAGTTCTCCCCCTTCCATATCCGCAGGTACGCGCACATAGAGGACACTGACAACAGCAGGCGGTTCTATGGTTTTGGAGTAGGAACGCAAAGAGCGATCGATATGCGGATCGACGCGGGAGCCTTCTTTTAGTTGTAAAGGATTGAGGTAAAAAGCATTACAATTCGGCTGGAGAGCTAAATCGAGGTAAGGTTTGAAGTAGGGAAATTGCTGTTCTACTTTTGCTAATCCAGAACGCTGAAATACTACAGAAAATCCTTTAGTGGCGACAAAATCACGGTTGAGATTGTTGATAGCAAAGTAAGGACAAGCTTGGATTTCTCCCCATAAGTTGTTTAGGTAATCGCTGGGGAAGGCGTTGGTTTGTTGCTGGTAATGCTTCACTGGGGATGTGAGAAAAATATACTTATAAATCGATGTTCTACAAATTCTCGCACCAATAGTGCGAGAATTTAATTACTTATCACACAATAAAAACCTCATCATCTGGAAGACGTAATTGTTTAAACTTCATTGCCATTGTTAAAATTCCTGACAAGCCTGAAAAGAATCTATATTCTTTCTCCATATCATTGCAAACAATAGTTATTGGATAAGAAGTAATTCCTTGCTTGTTTAATTGAAAAATAACAGCAGCATTTGTTCGGGGACAAATAATTACTCCTGGTAAAAGATGCCTATTCAAAGCTTGTATTAGGGGTGTGGGTCGTATTGCTCCTCCTGCACTGCGGATAATTTGACAATTTTTAAAAGCCGTTAGTTTGTTCAACTCTGTACTGATAAATTCTTGCCAGTTATCAGTGTAGCGTAATTCAAAACTCAATTGATAAGTTTCAGTAGCGCGACTGGTGACTTCAATATAATCACCATTTTGGACAAATTCGTAATAGCGTAATAGGTGAAAAGGATCTAGTCTTGTTTCCTCCGATTCATCTAGAATCAAACCATGAGGGTCACGAATGGAAAGACTTTCAAACAGACTAGAACGAAAACTAAATAAAGGTGCATAACTTGTACTAAAAACTTCAGCAAATTCTTTTAACTCAGCTAGTGTCTCTTCATTTTTTTGAAATAAATCTATGTATTTGTCTAAAGTTGTACGTCCAGTTTGTAAGTCATCCCAATCTTCAGGAAATTTAGCTTTGATAAAGGTTCTGACAAAAGCCTGACCACCTTTGATATACTTCCAATCTTTTTTGATTTCTTTGAGAGATTTTTTCGCAATAGTTTCAGCGCCTCGTAAAAGTTTCATTCTATAGCGATAATCATCCCAAGTTCTGTTTCCTTCAAAAATAGATTTTAGAGTATTGAATAACTCCAAAATTAATTTTTCTTCAGCTAAACCTTCAAGCATTTCTTCCAATTCCAACAAGGGACGGGCAATTTCTAGAAATGCTTCTGAACGCCAGTAAGCTTTTAAAAAAGGCTTATCTAAACAGGGAAGTGTTTCAAGTAAGTCTTTTAGCGCTGTACGTCCCCCATTAGTATCTACAGAGGTCAAACCTTCTTCCCAGGCGTTAGCAGGTAAGTAAGCAATGGCTTCTGAATCAATATTAGTTTCAGATTTACCTAAAACACGCCCTACTCTACCAATTCTCTGCCAAAATGCGGCGCGATCGCGTGCTGAAAAAATCAACCAATCTAAATTTTGCCGTTTCGGTTCAGGATGTCTTTCAAAGTTAAATCCTACATCTACAGTGCTAGTAGCTAAAATGATTTGACACTGCATAGCCCTTTGTCTATCTTTTTTGGGTGCAGGGCCTGTAATGCGCCCGATGTCATCACCAAGTCCTTGTTGACGAAGTAAATCTGAGAGACGATTAATATTATCAAGAGAGTCAAGAATTACAGCACCATTTTCATCAGGTCTTTCTCGAAAACGTTGGACAACTTCTGCTGCTAACTCTGCTAACCACTCTTCCTTACTATCTGGTTTTGGTCTTAATTCCAGATTAACTGCTGTTTGTGATGGTAAAAGGTTATTATTACCAGCTTCTCCATCAATTCTTGCTATATTCACACCAGCCTGTTTTAAATTCTGCAATGCTAATTCACAAGCTGGTTCTGGTGTTGCTGTTAGCAAAACTATTTTACGCCCGTCTTGAAAAAAGCGGAAAACTTGAGAATAAGCGAGATAAAACAACATTCCTACTAGCTGCTTAGCATCGTAGAGGTGAAATTCATCAAAAATGACTGTCGAAAATTTGGTGTAAAAACTACTGGCGATATTACCTCTATCTAGGTTGTTATATGCAAAGAAAGTTGCATAGTAAAAGATATCAGGATTTGTGACTAAAATGATGGGTGTATTAGCCCCAACATCAGGAAAAACTGTAGCTGGATTCCGTAATACATTATAGAGCTTTTCCCCCGAACGACTGCCAACTTTATCGTTAAACCAGCTTTTAATGTCTTTAGCAGAAGCTGATTTGACTATATGAGGTAAGTTAGCTTCCCTAACAAACTTTTTTACTGCTTCTGTTTGCTGTTCAATTAAAGCATTAGTTGGAGCAATGTAAACAGCACTTTTATTTGGTTGATGTTTTAATACTGTTAGTCCTGCGTTGGTTTTACCTGTGCCAGTTGGTGCTAAATCAAGGATAATATCTGCATCCTTAGATTCTTCAAATACATCAACTTGATGTTGAAGTCCATTCTCCATAAAAGATAGTTCATCTGGCAAAGATGCACAAGCTGAAATACAGCGCGGTTCTAATCTGATAACTAATCTTTGATTACTCATTGTTACTTTCTCTACCGCAAAAATGTAACCCTGCTGGTACAATCATTTCTCCAACTTGCCAAGCAGCACCCCGAAAACGCAGATTTTTAATGATGGGTGCAGGAGGAATAGAAATTAAATCGAATGCTAAAGCCTCTATTTTCTGTGGTAAATCGGCAGCATTTAGATAATGTTGACTTTGATATTCACCTTCTGGTAGTAAAGTCACAGGAAATTCATTCAGCACATTCACCTTGACTTTACTCATGAATTTACCAAGGCGAATATAATTTGGTAATTGATTATTTCCAAATACCAAAGTTTGAAATTTGTTTCTGCGTTCAATCATCCGTAGTCTTCCAGTTTGCGGAAAATTACTTGGTCTAAATGAACTTGGTTTTTTCCCTTGACGTTGTAATGGTAAATCTTCCCGCGCCGTAGCAACACGGTTATTAGTCATTGCATACCAATAAGAATCAGAAAGAGCATTGAAACGTTCAAATCTGAATGTAACTCTACCTACTGGTGAAGCTGGTAAAATATAAAAATCCTGTGCTATTGGTTGGAAATCTTCTTTGTAGGTTGGTCGTCCTGTAGCCTGACCTTGGAGGCGATAGGGGGAATTTACCTTACCTAAAGCATAGGTAAGAGCATAATTCCCAATTACCCCCTCAGTGTAATAGGTATCAGACAACTCCCTAGAGGCAAAAAAGACTGGTTCAAGACAGTATAATTCAACAAGTTTTGCCTGCTGAAAAGGAATTGTTGACATAATCTAAATCTCTACTTCAACTGGTGTATTCTTGCCTTTCGCCTTAGCCTTTTTCTTCTCAGGTGCAACCTGACGGAACGATTCATAGGATTGCGTTAAACGCTTGAGAAAATTATCACGTTCAGCTTCTGACCAATTAGTTTCTACATCAGTCAGTAAATTAGCTAATTCTTCTTCAGATAGTTGCACAGAAACCCCTCTCTTATTTTTCCAATTAGCAATTACTTGTTTGCTTGCTGTAATTAATTGATTAATATTCAACGGATGTTCTAAAGGCTTACCTAAGACATCATAAGTAGCTTGTACAAGTTCCAGAGTACTAGGAAGTTCGGTAATACTACCAAATACACCTAATATCTCGTTTTCCATACGTCCAACACGACTGGAAACCGCACCATAACGACTTGTAAAAAGAATGTTACCGATGATATAGCGCAATTCATCCGCAGTTACATCTTTTAGGGTGACGACATCCAAAAAATGCACGCCTGGTTTGATGTATTCGCTAGTATTTAAAGCTGTTGATGCTTTCGTATCTTCATCTTTCTTTAACCGCATTGTGCCATTTTCGTAGATGGCGTTTATGGTGCGATCGCCTACAACATCACTAGCAGGTAAAATACTAAAAGCATCTTCAGTCCAAATGCGACTTTTTTGAGCGCCACCCCCACCAGCCGCGAAGCCGTAGAGGAAACAATCTACACACATTTCACAAGGTGCATTAGTGTTTAAAGAACAAAGAGAGCCATCTTTAATGTTGGTGTATAAAAGCTCATGCGCTCTTAAATGTTCTCGTCCGTAGCGTCTTTCTGGTGCTACTTGTTTACGCTTAGTCATTACCAAGCGTTGAATTATAGTTTTTTGATTTTCACCCTCTAAACCAGCTTGGACAAATTCGCTACACATTGGTTCACCTGAACCTTCTGTGCGAAAGATAGTTTCAGAATGGGTTGTTCTTAAAACAACTAAAGTGATAAAACGTCCTTTGGGGAAGTTCTCATAACTTGTTGCTAGTACCGAGGAAAGTTTTGAAATAGACATGATGAAAAACTCCTAATTATTTAAACAGTTGTAGTTGTTTCGACAGAATCATCTTCAGATTGACTCTTTAGTTGCTTACGTGCCTCTTCAAGGAAGAATAAATAAGCAGCTTCTAAAGTTTTTTGGTCAGATAAAAACTTTTCAGGACGTGCTGAATAAACCTCCTCATATAGTTTTCGTAATAGCTCGTAATAACGTTTCACCTGTTCATACTTTGTCGCACCTACACCATGCTCACGGATACGGTCTAAGCGAGTATGATATTGCTGTACTAAAGCAGCAAAAATTACATCTAAACCCAAATAAGGCTTTTGAGAACGAATAGCAGCAATAAAAGCTGTAAACGGTTCTGCTTGAGCAGTTCGTTTAAAAGAACTTCCCCAAATTTTTCCCTCTGCTGCAACTTGAGCAGCTTCTCGAAGATATTTAGTTAAGAGTAAGTTTTCATCCGGCATAAAGCTCTCCAGTAAAGTATTTAACGGCTCACAAATGCGACCCCAAATAATACTCAAGTTTGGTTCGTCTTGTTCTCGCAGAGTCCAACGTAACAAGACATAATAAAGTTCAATTGGTCTGACACAAGCACGAGCCAAATCATACAAACAATCATCAGCTTTCTGAAT encodes:
- a CDS encoding protein-glutamate O-methyltransferase CheR, which produces MAQSVIEALLRSKIGLDVNSIGSAAIASAVNQRMADCNISQMSSYLRYLQDSPQEWQALIDSVTVPETWFFREPESFALLKSYVLSEWLPQNSQKVLRVLSVPCATGEEPYSIAIALLEAGLTSAQFHIDAVDISQQCLLKAKKAIYDKHSFRSSNFEFYERYFQSINSESYLQNSVKSSVNFIKGNLADTHFLGNTQVYDIVFCRNLLIYFDHQTKAQTIDILEKLIVAGGLLFVAAAEAALLMKTQLVPVRHFSAIAYQKLINPQNFIQENYTNYQSTIRPQLATQNTTEFPIKNKEEISSQKPILANNFNSNLLDVAKTAANQGRLEDAVKLCNDYLNQNQMNTEAYVLLGEVQQAMRQNERAVQSFQKAIYLQPNHEAALTHLALLKEQQGDRAGASLLWQRIYRLQR
- a CDS encoding chemotaxis protein CheW translates to MLLFKIGNERYAITSQEVIEVLPMVLLKTLPHTPEHIAGVFNYRGRIVPVLDLCQLIRSKPCSNNLSTRIILVNYCRGNHTQNVLGLMAEQVVETLHKSESELVDSHIHIDAAPYLGKILLDKQGIIHCIQIENLLSETEQINFLSENLLNTVI
- the cas2 gene encoding CRISPR-associated endonuclease Cas2; translation: MTEKLKKKVVVSYDVPEDKRRTKIHKILKSYGQWVQYSVFECQLTETQYAKLRSRLHKLIKPDTDSIRFYFLCACCFDKIERIGGEQPRNETIFFAE
- the cas1d gene encoding type I-D CRISPR-associated endonuclease Cas1d, producing the protein MGTVYISQEDAFIGKIDERLSVKFEKKIILDVPLIKIDGVVILGRATVSPAVISELLQRSIPLTFLTENGRYLGRIEPEVTKNIFVRKAQWQAAGESPQAIHVVQGFVRGKLKNYRQILTRRQRESSDIDLSKKITQLEQAIAPIDTTHNINSLRGLEGAGSAAYFGCFNELIRNVEFQFSHRLRRPPTDPVNSLLSFGYSLLRHDVQGAINIVGFDPYLGYLHCDRYGRPSLALDLMEEFRPLVVDAVVLSTLNKQLLTPADFITEPLSGAVSLTPEGRKTFLRLYQQKKQSEFKHPVMWRKCTYQEAFELQGRLLAKYLMGETEKYPPLVLK
- the cas4 gene encoding CRISPR-associated protein Cas4 yields the protein MNDIEYIPIAALNQYAYCSHRCWRMFCAGEFVDNQYTIEGTTLHDRVHTIGEGQREETWQIRAIWLKSDKYKLIGKADLIELENSECYPVEYKRGRKGEWDNDELQVCAQALCLEEMTGKSINTGYIYYAHSHQRQLVEINDELRQSAIATIEAVQMLLFTGAMPKAIKTKRCDGCSLSPQCLPQSADKVKRYQEAS
- the cas6 gene encoding CRISPR-associated endoribonuclease Cas6 produces the protein MPHSLVLNLLPQSLIPPQYLTGRHLHALFLTLVSSVDRQLGDRLHDSTADKAFTLSPLQINHNTNSPLLKGGRGGSKLRWEHQQPIPAGTPCWWRVSLLDDTLFSQLTQLWLNLNPRHPWHLGPADLYITSIQGTPQSTQPWANACTYSQLYEEASKTERSLNLSFATPTAFRQGHFDTTLPTRECVFNSLLSRWNKYSGIELSGISLESIFPSFINIHTEILADSRSKFIGIIGEINYRILGEAEPMQIKQLNTLANFAVYAGVGRKTTMGLGMVHRI
- a CDS encoding 2OG-Fe(II) oxygenase — its product is MKHYQQQTNAFPSDYLNNLWGEIQACPYFAINNLNRDFVATKGFSVVFQRSGLAKVEQQFPYFKPYLDLALQPNCNAFYLNPLQLKEGSRVDPHIDRSLRSYSKTIEPPAVVSVLYVRVPADMEGGELVLRSHKRQLGQIKPQFNTLVYFQGDLTHSVNAVKTPGNRLSLVCEQYSLSETELVDIPEFTIESRVAQSTTKKKKYAAQPSP
- the cas3 gene encoding type I-D CRISPR-associated helicase Cas3' codes for the protein MSNQRLVIRLEPRCISACASLPDELSFMENGLQHQVDVFEESKDADIILDLAPTGTGKTNAGLTVLKHQPNKSAVYIAPTNALIEQQTEAVKKFVREANLPHIVKSASAKDIKSWFNDKVGSRSGEKLYNVLRNPATVFPDVGANTPIILVTNPDIFYYATFFAYNNLDRGNIASSFYTKFSTVIFDEFHLYDAKQLVGMLFYLAYSQVFRFFQDGRKIVLLTATPEPACELALQNLKQAGVNIARIDGEAGNNNLLPSQTAVNLELRPKPDSKEEWLAELAAEVVQRFRERPDENGAVILDSLDNINRLSDLLRQQGLGDDIGRITGPAPKKDRQRAMQCQIILATSTVDVGFNFERHPEPKRQNLDWLIFSARDRAAFWQRIGRVGRVLGKSETNIDSEAIAYLPANAWEEGLTSVDTNGGRTALKDLLETLPCLDKPFLKAYWRSEAFLEIARPLLELEEMLEGLAEEKLILELFNTLKSIFEGNRTWDDYRYRMKLLRGAETIAKKSLKEIKKDWKYIKGGQAFVRTFIKAKFPEDWDDLQTGRTTLDKYIDLFQKNEETLAELKEFAEVFSTSYAPLFSFRSSLFESLSIRDPHGLILDESEETRLDPFHLLRYYEFVQNGDYIEVTSRATETYQLSFELRYTDNWQEFISTELNKLTAFKNCQIIRSAGGAIRPTPLIQALNRHLLPGVIICPRTNAAVIFQLNKQGITSYPITIVCNDMEKEYRFFSGLSGILTMAMKFKQLRLPDDEVFIV
- the cas5d gene encoding type I-D CRISPR-associated protein Cas5/Csc1 translates to MSTIPFQQAKLVELYCLEPVFFASRELSDTYYTEGVIGNYALTYALGKVNSPYRLQGQATGRPTYKEDFQPIAQDFYILPASPVGRVTFRFERFNALSDSYWYAMTNNRVATAREDLPLQRQGKKPSSFRPSNFPQTGRLRMIERRNKFQTLVFGNNQLPNYIRLGKFMSKVKVNVLNEFPVTLLPEGEYQSQHYLNAADLPQKIEALAFDLISIPPAPIIKNLRFRGAAWQVGEMIVPAGLHFCGRESNNE
- the cas7d gene encoding type I-D CRISPR-associated protein Cas7/Csc2; its protein translation is MSISKLSSVLATSYENFPKGRFITLVVLRTTHSETIFRTEGSGEPMCSEFVQAGLEGENQKTIIQRLVMTKRKQVAPERRYGREHLRAHELLYTNIKDGSLCSLNTNAPCEMCVDCFLYGFAAGGGGAQKSRIWTEDAFSILPASDVVGDRTINAIYENGTMRLKKDEDTKASTALNTSEYIKPGVHFLDVVTLKDVTADELRYIIGNILFTSRYGAVSSRVGRMENEILGVFGSITELPSTLELVQATYDVLGKPLEHPLNINQLITASKQVIANWKNKRGVSVQLSEEELANLLTDVETNWSEAERDNFLKRLTQSYESFRQVAPEKKKAKAKGKNTPVEVEI